The segment CCAGGTAAGACCATCTGTATCCATTTTTCCGAATACAGAGTGGAAAATATCCACTCCATTTTTAACCCTACTCCTCTCGATATCTCCCTACCAGCGAGCTTCTCCACCACAACTTGCCCAGTCTCGCTCTCCTACACCCGTCTCAAGAGGCTCCCTTCGCCAAATCTAAGACTGCAACCCATTGCCAAGCTAACCCCTCTCGTTTTGATGCCCTCGTCTTAACCCtgcccacatgtcatcctccgCCAACCCCACTAACCGCAATTGTTATCGGACTGACCTTCCTCCCTGATCTTCCCTCTAAGCTCAGGGATTAGAGGGGCATCACTGGAGTCGGAGAAGACTCACCCGAGCACGAATCACGTGCATATCAGGGCTAGGAACTTGGTTAGGATAAATTATAGAAATTCTATTAGGCCTTTATATAAGCTACCTACTAGGCAAGGGATAGCAATTAGACTCGTGGGTATGAGGActatccaaacagtattctaattaatcattaagtcgattatttacttaatcacgacttcagtGATTAACCATAATACTATCCCGATAGTCCTAGCACATATTTTGTACGCAAGATCGGAATACATGCATTTCCAATATAAGCAATCATAACCAAACTTAataagagcgagtaattaaattattacaagttcttaattatttataagtttaacaatttatagcaaagagATCTAagaggatactaaaactgatcaactcataaccaaaagaaaaactacgcagcggaaacaaaagctatagatcacaaaaggtgggtgaagccatatgcccttaggcttcaccccaaaagcgtgACCACCGAGTAGTTGTCTACTAATGCTCGTCACCCTCAGcagacatgaagtagccaaacaccgcctcttcctcacatGCAAAACCTGTAAGTagctgagtacgaagatactcataagatttaatccatatatgatacatataaataactcaactctaaggatcatgcattgagccattagtaaaaaaaaaactacaaggttaaatacattaatatgcttaagcaacctagatatatgtgtgagcacataTGCTTAACCAATGTACCCGGTAACTAATAGCTTACACATAAATATAAATGAAAACATAGTAATACATGAATAGCCAACATCAatatttcccaacataccatccataTCATcactcgtaactctacgaccaatacggatggacagaagcatgctcatgaccaagaccacgacaattcaaattatttttacaccttagagaggatactcctttacctacatgatttgaggaccatacgactcACATGTCGACACAGGCCCACGTaaggggtactcgagtcaacttttcccaataagccctaaCCGTTTGCTCATGTGCCGATAGGTTCGGGGGTCAttcagaactactcccggagcaaactagatacccctacaagcctacCCGCTCACACCATTGACTCGCACACCAAAaggccacagctacaaaggtactTGGCTTGTCATTCTCAtaatgcgacatgtagtaagtacggaaagtgctaaagccaatagcatcgacggacggtgcttaaatgatacaGAGCGGTCTATGATacctgggctcctctcccgaactaccccgaggaactctTCCAAGGCAaaagacacccctaacaccgcccacatctcgtctcatcctcacaactcaccCAGCCAACATCATCAATATTATCATAATGAACCATAATCAAACCTATTATTTCCGAGTGATGGAACACTCCATTACTCAACTTTTACTAGTGAACTAtacattgctaagtatttcgaaTGACCTTGTAAATTATACATTAACAATATcgccaaggctacaaggatgtgtatattcaacaactcaaggtagaggtaatataatcaacataggttttacCCATATAAACCCGATATTGACTTgctacacatgcaaacatacatagaaCATATCTTATCAATTTTATATTCCACGCTTCAattcaaagggtgcaatatgcttagatgcatgCCTTGCTGCTCTAGCGGTTGCCTGCTACTCCCcacacaacactcacagaactccgggaggttggtgtcaccttcaaTCATGGTCGTGTCGCGCTCTGGTttttcgttcactaaagaagaacgcgtacaataatgagtatgaataaagtgcaaaaacacatgctacaatatgcatatgataaaatgctataaaatatgatttataatgcatgaaaacattttttctagctagaacaagttataagaagactagcaaaattggttttacaatttttagagttgtaaagaattaatggtgatttaatgaagccttaacctaatttATTTACCTCAAacgttaattaattatttcatggatggggatatttttaataggtggAGGAGGTTATTATAAAacgttggtttcataatttttggagatacacataatttattatgaattttacaagtttcagccaagaaaaaaaaagtctgatgaacagtatacccggatactccagttaATTCGGATACTCTAGGTACCAGAGTCTTCAGGTGAATCTCTGGGTAGGGGTTCTTGGCTATTTTTTGGCTACGGGTTGTGACGCGGATACTACGTGTGAGGTTAGAAAATGCGAATTTTCATCGGGGATCTCTTCGGTGACGGTTTCGGTGACTTTTGGGGTGGAgattttggacctagagcatcattTTACCTCCTCTACGTGTAGGATAACAAGCAAATGCCAAAAATGACCAAAACTCGATTATTGTTTCTAATGGTGGTGGAAGCTATTGTTGAGCTCGGTGAGCTCAAATCCGGTCGATCTAGCCATGGGGAATGAATGGGAGGGGGTCTAGGGTGCTTATCACGTCTTAGCAAGCCCGTGGTCTGGTTGAAGAGGTTGAGGAATGGCCGGAGCTCGAAATCACCGTTGGGGAGATGGTAGACGgtttgaggaggaagaagacgttgCAGAGGAGCTTAGGCTCGACGGGCAAGACCACCTTCGGTGGAGGAGCTCACTGGAGACCTCTTGGCCTCCCCttgcctctcctcctctcctttcttctcctctccctctcctttttctcttgacCAGTtgggagagcaagagagaaagagagagcacgtgagggagagggagtgggtgggggTGAGAGAGAGGGCTATTGGTGGGAGTGGGAgagagtgggtgaggtgtggggttGGCCgatgggtcccacatgttagagaatgAAGACATTTTAGCTGCGAATTTTATCATTTCTCTCTCgaattttcttctctcatccgattgactcaaAACAGAACACTCATTTGCTCCaaataaaattactcaaaattaaacatgatgcttaagaagcatgattatgcttaaataCGTGATTACGGGTTTTGGGTACCCGCGGGTTTTGTACCTGATGGGTCCGAGTTTAGGTCTAGATTTTCACCTGTGGGTCTGGCGGGTCGGGCATCCAAAATGGGACGGATCGGGTTTGGATTTTTAATTTCACCTGCGGGTGCCCACAGGTCCCTCATCAGCCTAGCCTAGCTCGCCCATCAGTCGCCCTCAGGCCTCCTAGTTTTCCTACCTGGCCTCCCCGTCCCTGAGTCCCTGACGCCCTCACGCAGTCACGCTTGACCTCTTTGCTCGCCCGCCGCCACTGTGCCCGGTCGCCCCACTCGGCCTCCAGACCGCCGACATGCCATCCAACCTCCCTATCACCCAGCCTCCCCTCCCGACCGCCGCTCGATCCAGCCTCCACGGCCTCCCCGCCCATATCTAGTGGATCTGTCGTCGGTGGTGTCGATCTCCCCGACCGGacaacctcctcctcccaccggcggCCTCCTCAAAGGTGGCTCAGCGGCAATCTGCTCAATGGTGACCAGCACGAGTTGGCCGACGGTGAGAGTCAGCTGGCGTTGCCCGGCGGCCGCCCTGAACAACCCCCTCGGTGATGGCTGGTGCAACTCGAACAAAGCTCAGCGCATCCCAGCCTCTGCCCCGTCGGCGCCGCCCTTCAACGCTCGCACCCTTTCGCAGCTCTGCATGCTCCTCTATTAATAAGACCCGACGGATCCCCGTTGGATTTCAGATCCCTGTCAGGTTTGGGTGCGCGGTCACATTTTAATTCGATTAGTACTTCAAGTTCAGGTCGGGTTTTGAGGTTCGGGTTTCAAATCAGGTGTGGTTTTGCTCCACTTGATCCTGATCTGATCTATTGCCATCCCTAACTAGGCAGTTTAGATCACAACAAATTTCAAACGGGACAATATAATTCCCCTTCGTTAAAAAAAAGACAGTGTATTTCCCAAAAAATTCGGTTAAATAACCGTAGCCATTCTAAATTGGGCATAACCgaacaaaggcaaaaaaaaatcaaaaaataattttgcttATTTATCACTCTGATTCAcaattattatatatattattaatatgagtaatatcataattaaatatttaactttttgagcgataaaaaataaatttattggaggaggaggaggaggtggaggaccCGACAGCGCACTGTGCACCGCCGGCGAGCTAGAGACGAgagtgcgtgtgcgtgtgcgtgtgcgtgtgcgcGTGCGCTGACGGGCACACGGTCCGACACCGCACGCGGCAACCGCCCGTTCCTTCCCACCAGCACGAACACGGCGCGAGCTGGAAGTAACAGAGCAGCGCGCCGTCCGCCGTCGACAACGAGGGAGGCGATCGGGCAGCCGTGAGgcggcggctgacggcgaggGGGGCGGACCGAGCGACGCCGTCGGATTCGGATCCGACGCGCGTCAGGCCGACCAACCTGCCCCCGCCCAGGCCGAGGCGACAGAAGAGAGGAGCGGCGCGCCGCGTTTGACCCGTCGCGGGCGCTGACGTTTTCCACATTTCCTgaggggaaaaaagaagaagaaatcgcGTGTTATTTAGACCAATCCGAAGGTGGAACCGAGCGGAAATTCGAGCAGGAGGAAGGGGGAAAAAAGCTCGGAAATTTCACTCTCCCAGACGTGCGACGACCGGAAGGAGAGAGCGGAGGAGAGGAACCCATCGCCGTCGCCGGCAAGGTACGTCTCCGCCCCCCTTACCCGGCGCTAGATCCGACGCCGCGGCGTGAGGGGTGTTTCCCCGCGCTAGATCGTTCTCGACGGCCCGCCCGCCCGCTCGGGGTTGGGGTTGGGTCGCTTCGTgagctccgccgccgctccgGGCGACGGACTGGTTCGGCAACGGACCGGATAGCCTCGTGGGATTCGGTTGTGGAGGTCGAACTTCCCCTTGGGCTGGGGGCTCCGAAGTTAGAGGTGGGCGGTACGACCTAGGGTTCTGAGGGTCGCCTACCGGCTCCAGTAGTCCAATTCAGTGAACGGGGAGATTCTGAGGGACTCTGCTGCTACCGTGCTCTTCAAAATGGAGGTTCTCCATTTCTAGGCACCGATGACCAGCACTGCGCTCTATTGTATCTTAGCCACACGCTATTAGTAATTGTACCATCTTGTTGAGTGGGAGTGATACCTGATTATTCTTACCATCTCTACGCGTATTCCTTGCAGGATATTGCGTATTCCTTGCAGGATATTGATTTGTGAGAAGGGGCGACTAGAATGGTGCCGGAAGAAGAGGGATTTGGGATGGCTGAGCGCAACCATGTGGTGGTCGATGTGGATGGTTTTGCAAACACCAAGGATGATGGGGTTGCCGACAAGCTGTCTGAGGCTGTGAGTGGTTCGGCAGTGTCTGTTGTGTCACCGTCTGCAGCTGTTGATTTGGCTGAGGAGagcggtggggaggaggagccTCTCATCCAGGCAGCTGAGTGCCGGATATGCCAGGAGGAGGACAGCGTCAAGAATCTTGAGAAGCCATGTGCTTGCAACGGCAGCCTCAAGGTCTAGATCCTACTCTGGTCTAATTTCCAAACCTTGCGTATGCTTTTTTATTAGTTTGTTAGCTGTTCATTTGGTGCACATACAATGAGGATTTTGCTTCCTGGTTCTCATTTTGgcttcaacatgtgtttgtcaTTCCCATTGACATGTCGTCTAGCTTACAAAGTATGAAACAGTCATATGGTGCCATTCATAATGTCATATTTGTTTATTCATCTTCTGCACACAATTGATTCAGTATGTTAGATAGATTAGTCCATCATATTAGATTCCATGATACCTATCAAGTGATTTCATAGCCCTGTGTACATATCTTTAGTGTAGCATCATGTGATTGGCGCTAAGCTTTCTTTATCCCTGTGGCAACAATGATTTATGGAAGGACAACTgtccacttttggaggacaccaACTGGAAATATGTTATGCATACAAATTATGGTTATCACAATCACTTATGGAAAACACATTATAAAGTGTGAGACTTTAAATAAGGAATCTGCAAATACCATGGCTTTTACAACCTTCATTGGATAAGCAATTTGAGCCCTTTTTTTGCTGTACGGGTAGGTGCTCTCAGGCTAGTTGGATCACCAATAAGCTCATTTTGTACCAATTACTACCTCGGCCACTAAATTTCAACTGAAACATGCTCCGCTGTGTAGCATAGACTCATCTCTTGGTAGCAACAATGCAAGCACGTATTCGCACAAATCATACCAAGCCTAAAACATTCTGGTCTTACGTATACCTCAattgacaacaacaacaatagagcctttgtcccaagcaagttggggtaggctagagatgaagcccacaagatccaactaaaaagatgatgagaaaataataatgataataaaggtactagtaacaataaaaaataaagtaataatGGTACAAGGAGACTGAAGTATAAGTTATGATTCTGGCACGTGGATTGTTAACTTCCACGCACTTCTATCCGTGGATAGTTCTTTGGGGATTAAATACACCTCAATTGAAAATTATTTGAATTCTGAATACTGCATAGCTCCAACAAGCTTAATTCTTATCCAAGTTTGACCCAGCAAACATAAATGCATTTTATCAGGTAGTACTCTAGTGGAAATATTCACGATTGCTCAAATCATCTGCCCCCAATCGTTACTGCAACCTATCCctataatattttttgtttattttctttctattgGAGTATTGGCATTTTATAGCTTCCAGAACATTCATTCATTTTGGCATTTGAGTAATGTAGTAGATTTTCATTACATTTCTATCACATTGCTAACAGAAACTAATGAGATAAATCAGTTAATTCAGCTACTGTGCATCCATGTCATGCAATTTTGCATGTTAAATCACTACACATTTGTAATCCAATTATTCTAGTTCAGTTTGTAACAGTAAATGACCGATTTTTATGATCTATCAactttagggcctgtttgttttttttattctgattatggattctagcctcaaaagcaaaagcaaaaacatACGGTCACAATGTAAAAtctgattctcacaatccacaaGCCAAGTTTTTTACTACAAAATCTCACAATCCACAATTTGTTGGGAAGGAGCTTTCATGGATTCTACAGATTGGACTGAATTCTCATAGtctaaagctaaaacaaacaggccTTTAGTTGATCCATATCTTCAAAGTCATGATTAATGTGAATTCTTGAGTCTTGACTGTTCTTTGGATAGATTATTATATAGTAATGAAGGATTGCTGAACCGACTATCCTACACTGCTATCCTTCAGGTTGTTTGTATTTAGTCATTTCACTCCATATACATTAATGATGCATTGATACTTTAAGTGTCAAAATAGATGTTAAAATTGCAAGCCTTCTGATGTTGTCATACTGTAGAAGTTTGTACCATCTTTTCATTTACCAGGAAAAGCTTCTCTTGAGATTTATTTTCTACCTATTTTGATCATGCGGAAGTTATCATTCTTTGTGTACATGTTGAGTGAAATACTTTAAATATTTTGGCCAGCAGACTCTGATGTATCCAGAATTTATAGCTTTACTTTTCATGTGCAGTATGCTCATCGAGCTTGTGTGCAACGCTGGTGCaatgagaaaggagatactACATGTGAAATTTGCCATGAGGTCGGTTAAGTTTTTCTCAAGTTCATTCCACTGTTACATGTTTCattttggttctttttttttgtgttgttCCAATGTTGGTATAGCACATATGTTTATACATATATCTCTAAAATCTCATTCCCCATGTTTCTATCaagatttattttataaaaaattacaaacctGATTGGCATCACTTTGTGTTTTGTCCTCACGAGTCACGGCAACCTCACCACTGTAATGCATTGCTGCTGTGACAGCTCAGTGCCCCATCAGTGGTATCCAGGCTTAGTTTTCCCTTGCTGCATGCTTCCTCTTCTGCTTGCACAAAGGCCTCACTCATGTAGCATCATGCCTTGTGCCTCACTGCACAGAAGCATCATGCCTTTGGCCTCACCGCATAGAAGGTAGAATGCTGCCACAGCATTTCATGCTCCATGATTGATGAGGCCATGATCATGTGCAGTTGCTATGCTGTCAACTTGGGGTTGTACTAGAAGAGTTGCTACCATGTGTGATTGACTGATTGTTGGTGAGATGAGAGTATTTATGTACTTCACCAATTTTGTTCAACCGGAGTTGTATGTATAACATTCTTATTGAACTATAGGTTTATTCTATTATTGATTCTGTCCGAATTTAGTCTTAAAAAGAACCCACGTTTTGCCAGTGACTACCACAGAGATAAcaaaaaatttcaaagaaaaagGCATTCTTTTCTTATTGTTATGATAGATTCTGAATTTTACAGAATTTTTATGTAACTTAGTGTTGTAGAACGCTCCTTGGGCATTCCCCTCTGTACATTTGTGGAGTGTCTTCATTCTAGTGTCCTGATTCCTTCCAGGCTTGATTATAACCTGCAGGAATACAAGCCTGGTTACACTGCACCACCTCGTGTTCAACCAGATGAGACCACCATAGACATCAGGTAAATATAGCTGTGGCAAATATTTTGGccattttattgtatttcactTGAGGGCTTTAAAAGTTAGAACATATCTAAGCCAAGACTATCGCTTTGCAGTGGCGATTTGATTATGGATTTGCGTGACCCAAGAATTCTCGCTGTAGCAGCTGCTCAGCACCGTCTTCTTGAGGCAGAGTATGATGGTTATGCTGGTGCTGATGCTGGTGGTGCTGCATTCTGCCGTTCTGCTGCACTTATTGTAAGTACTTCCAGCAATTCCTAGTCTTATTGGCCCTTCATAAACCAAGTGATGGATAGATAGCTATTTCAGGGCAGCTTTGTTTTTGGATCGAAGAACAGTGCCTTACTGCCTTCAGACATTTACAGTTCTCTTACAACTATGTTTATGGATTGAAGAACTGTGCTTTTAGTTGCTTAGTCGCTTAATAAGTAGGAAAACTGTTGGTACTTTTCATCCCCAAGCCTCTCCTTCCTCATAGCCTGCTCACCTTAGCTCTTCTCCCAGTCTAGCCGAATGGCCCGTGTCAGATTTTTTGTATTGTCAAGTCTGAATGCCTGAAGATCCTCACTTCTCTTTCAGTTAATGGCACTGTTGCTGCTACGGCATGCATTGTCTATCTCAGACAACgaaggaaacgatgatgatGCTTCTACCATGTTCTCCGTGAGTCCTatgctctctttcttttttcttttgatattAGTTGTTCAGTTTGTACTTTGTGTTGACGTGAACCTTCACAGCTTTTTCTTCTGCGAGCTGCTGGGTTTCTTCTGCCATGCTATATCATGGCATGGATCTTCAGTATTATGCATCGCCGGCGACAAAGACAGGTATGTTTGCTCCAATCTTGAAGGCGTCATCTATTGGTCATGAAAAATGTTACTTCAAATCATCATAATGATCAGATATATCACTTTTAACCGTTCACAAGCAAATATTCTTTGGCATGGAAAGATCTCTATAATCTCGTGTTGAAATAAATCTAGAGCTCCTGGTCATAAACTTTTGTCATCGTTGCCACGCACCAGCTAGGCAGCACCGATATGGATACGCTATTTTCCTAAAAACCCCGATATGCGGATAAGtttgactttttaaaaaaataattaatatggtGCATATAATAATAGCAGGACACATACCGGCTAAGCTCATATATTGTCACCTTCGGACACATACTAATTCCCTTGTTAGACTTTTTCAGCAAATGAGCTTTCACTCTAATggagctacaattttttttaagtgaaCACCTGCAGCCGGTTTCTCTAAAATTGTGACATGATCCCACATTGGAGCCTTGAGGTCGGTGATCGATCGAGCACTTGAGGttgcaccaccaccactactaGAAGTTGCCATTTGaatgtaaagaaagaaaagCACTAATTGAGTACGGTGTACAGACTATAAAGTATAAACTACACTGCAAATTGAAGTTGAAGCATTGAACCTAGAGTACACTAGTACAAATTGAAGCATTGAACTTGAACCTACAGAGCACGGACTACAGATTGAAGCATTGAACTTGAACCTACAGATATGCTAAACTGAGCCAATCGGAGGGGAAAGGGGAAAGGGGGAGGAACTCACCGGTCAGGCGGTTACCACCGGGCACCGGCTTGCGGTCGTGGCTGCAAGAGGTGAGGAGGGGTGCTCGTAGCTGCTCGCCTGTTGCCGCTGCAGGAAGGTCAGGCGCCAGTGCATGACTGCGTGGTCCAGTCGAGGCAAAGAATGGAAGCCCGTGTGGCAGTCCTTGTTGGTGGTCGCCGCCAGCACGTGGTTGCGCGGCATGCCCCCGGGCGCTTGCTGCGGCTTTGGAGAGAGGCGTCTGGGTGTCGAGTGTCGAGAGACAGGGAGAGACCGAGAGGGTCATGCATTAGGTCACGGAAGGGACTCTGTCGACTTGGGTTGGCCGTATCGGAGATGCATCGTCCAAGTATCTAGCACGTAtccgatttttcttttttccccgaTACGTGATAGATACGTATCCTAGCCATATTCGTATTAGATACCGTATCCGCTCGATCAGGGGCATATCGGTGTTTTGTAGCGCACCAGCATCTAACTTTCCATGCTTCCATTATTGGCAGGAAGAGGCTGCTATGGCAGCGGCAGAGGTGGCCTTCATCCTACAATCGGCCCGG is part of the Phragmites australis chromosome 12, lpPhrAust1.1, whole genome shotgun sequence genome and harbors:
- the LOC133886269 gene encoding uncharacterized protein LOC133886269 isoform X2; this translates as MVPEEEGFGMAERNHVVVDVDGFANTKDDGVADKLSEAVSGSAVSVVSPSAAVDLAEESGGEEEPLIQAAECRICQEEDSVKNLEKPCACNGSLKYAHRACVQRWCNEKGDTTCEICHEEYKPGYTAPPRVQPDETTIDISGDLIMDLRDPRILAVAAAQHRLLEAEYDGYAGADAGGAAFCRSAALILMALLLLRHALSISDNEGNDDDASTMFSLFLLRAAGFLLPCYIMAWIFSIMHRRRQRQIC
- the LOC133886269 gene encoding uncharacterized protein LOC133886269 isoform X1; this translates as MVPEEEGFGMAERNHVVVDVDGFANTKDDGVADKLSEAVSGSAVSVVSPSAAVDLAEESGGEEEPLIQAAECRICQEEDSVKNLEKPCACNGSLKYAHRACVQRWCNEKGDTTCEICHEEYKPGYTAPPRVQPDETTIDISGDLIMDLRDPRILAVAAAQHRLLEAEYDGYAGADAGGAAFCRSAALILMALLLLRHALSISDNEGNDDDASTMFSLFLLRAAGFLLPCYIMAWIFSIMHRRRQRQEEAAMAAAEVAFILQSARGNTLQFAIAPDSPATPQHEPSSQQ